One stretch of Pseudomonas fragi DNA includes these proteins:
- a CDS encoding catalase family protein: MLTTFWLRLGKWLGKLLLLLIALGLLGWALATGWYAWQHRGPVSAREQIPDGEAAMTRDTIQTAIKIVDQHRENTRYLRDAHAKAHGCVKAEVEVLADLDPALRQGVFATPGKTWQAVMRLSNGNAYPQFDSIRDARGMAIKLQDVPGTQLMPSQQGRTEQDFVMFNHPNFFVSDVAEYRQNIGAQADGKKVLAFFPSWDPRSWQVRHLFIALATLAPAPASPTQTTYFSVSPYKFGTANAKYRVAPDPDSCPAYNLPQQNEALPNFLRNALNQQLSTDRVPACFVLQIQRQDANRFMPIEDTSIEWQESDAPFETVARVKVPAQDFDTPAQNLACDNLSFSPWHGIEEHRPIGGINRLRKAVYDAVSEYRHARNAEQQ, translated from the coding sequence ATGCTGACCACTTTCTGGCTTCGACTCGGCAAATGGCTGGGCAAGCTGCTCTTGCTGCTGATTGCCCTGGGCTTGCTCGGCTGGGCGCTGGCCACCGGCTGGTATGCCTGGCAGCATCGCGGACCGGTTTCGGCTCGCGAACAGATCCCGGACGGGGAAGCCGCCATGACCCGGGACACGATTCAGACCGCGATCAAAATCGTCGACCAGCACCGCGAAAATACCCGCTACCTGCGTGACGCCCATGCCAAGGCCCACGGCTGCGTCAAGGCCGAAGTCGAGGTGCTCGCCGACCTCGACCCGGCTTTGCGCCAGGGGGTGTTCGCCACGCCGGGTAAAACCTGGCAAGCGGTGATGCGCCTGTCCAATGGCAATGCCTACCCGCAATTCGACAGCATCCGCGACGCCCGCGGCATGGCTATCAAGTTGCAGGACGTGCCCGGCACGCAATTGATGCCGAGCCAGCAGGGTCGCACCGAACAGGACTTTGTGATGTTCAACCATCCCAATTTCTTTGTCAGTGATGTAGCTGAATACCGTCAGAACATCGGCGCGCAAGCCGATGGCAAAAAGGTCCTGGCGTTTTTCCCGTCCTGGGACCCGCGCAGCTGGCAAGTTCGCCATTTGTTTATCGCCCTGGCCACCCTGGCGCCCGCCCCGGCCAGCCCGACGCAAACCACCTATTTTTCGGTTTCGCCCTACAAGTTCGGCACGGCCAATGCCAAATACCGCGTAGCACCGGACCCGGACAGTTGCCCGGCCTACAACTTGCCCCAGCAAAACGAGGCACTGCCCAACTTTTTGCGTAACGCCTTGAACCAGCAACTGTCAACGGATCGGGTGCCGGCTTGCTTTGTGCTGCAGATCCAGCGCCAGGATGCCAACCGCTTTATGCCGATCGAGGACACCAGCATCGAGTGGCAGGAATCGGACGCGCCCTTCGAAACCGTCGCGCGGGTCAAGGTGCCCGCCCAGGATTTCGATACCCCGGCCCAGAACCTGGCCTGCGACAACCTGTCGTTCAGCCCCTGGCATGGTATTGAAGAACACCGGCCGATTGGCGGGATCAACCGCCTGCGCAAGGCGGTGTATGACGCGGTAAGCGAGTACCGTCACGCGCGCAACGCCGAGCAGCAATAA
- a CDS encoding di-heme-cytochrome C peroxidase → MRLFYRVLLGLLVAVALGLGLVVYFVANPKLPAYQPPQQLHYLDQWSPAERQTYYYTPQGTQVKGLHYDWFAALELPFSKQPFAAPEYLARFGFLVDPKQQASAANPGNLPVGFTRHQNPGSNVEYLDITCAACHTGELRFKGQAVRVDGAPAQHVLPSSVPTLRGGSFGQALVASLAATYYNPWKFERFARTVLGDQYDAQHKQLRKDFKASLDTFLGVAWNDTHRGLYPTLEGPGRTDAFGRIANASFGDAISPDNYRVANAPVDYPHLWDMWTFDWVQWNGSAKQPMARNIGEALGVGATLNFFDPHGQPLQGDARYPSSVRVTDLHLIEETLQKLKPPVWPEELFGKIDRPLAAKGRALFSENCAGCHVPPEVEENGRMVKQLKLLPVDVIGTDPNTASNIADNRYDLSALQWDAAELAKMNVDLYPRTDAPLDMSKLSVAKGLAYVTAFVEKRAYHDANIGPEEQARLNGFGLPIGVLEVRAYKARPLDGIWATAPFLHNGSVPTVYQLLSPQAERDQTFYRGSFEYDPRHLGYRTEAFDGGFVLDTRISGNHNSGHEFRAGPRGNGVIGRLLQPEERWALLEYLKVLGGPLEQTLPTP, encoded by the coding sequence GTGCGTCTGTTTTACCGTGTTCTGCTGGGGCTGCTGGTGGCAGTGGCCCTGGGCCTTGGCCTGGTGGTCTATTTCGTTGCCAATCCAAAACTGCCCGCCTACCAGCCCCCGCAGCAACTGCACTATCTGGATCAGTGGAGCCCTGCTGAACGCCAGACCTACTACTACACCCCCCAGGGCACCCAGGTTAAAGGCCTGCATTACGACTGGTTCGCCGCCCTGGAACTGCCGTTTTCCAAACAGCCCTTCGCGGCCCCCGAGTACCTGGCGCGCTTTGGCTTTCTGGTGGACCCCAAGCAGCAGGCCAGTGCTGCCAACCCGGGCAACCTGCCCGTCGGCTTCACCCGTCACCAGAACCCCGGCAGCAATGTGGAGTATCTGGATATCACCTGTGCAGCCTGCCATACCGGCGAATTGCGTTTCAAAGGCCAGGCGGTACGCGTGGACGGTGCCCCGGCACAACATGTACTGCCATCGAGCGTACCGACCCTGCGCGGCGGCAGCTTCGGCCAGGCGCTGGTCGCCAGCCTCGCTGCTACGTATTACAACCCGTGGAAATTCGAGCGCTTCGCCCGCACCGTACTGGGCGATCAATATGATGCGCAGCACAAACAATTGCGCAAGGACTTCAAGGCCTCCCTGGACACCTTCCTGGGCGTGGCCTGGAACGACACCCATCGTGGCCTTTATCCAACCCTGGAAGGCCCGGGCCGTACCGATGCCTTCGGCCGGATCGCCAACGCCAGCTTCGGCGATGCGATTTCCCCCGACAACTATCGCGTTGCCAATGCCCCGGTGGACTACCCGCACCTGTGGGACATGTGGACCTTCGACTGGGTACAGTGGAACGGCTCGGCCAAGCAACCCATGGCGCGCAATATCGGCGAAGCCCTGGGCGTGGGCGCCACCCTGAACTTTTTCGACCCCCACGGCCAGCCCCTGCAGGGCGATGCCCGCTACCCCTCCAGCGTGCGTGTCACCGACCTGCACCTGATTGAAGAGACGCTGCAAAAGCTCAAGCCCCCGGTCTGGCCTGAAGAACTGTTCGGCAAGATTGACCGGCCACTGGCGGCCAAGGGCCGTGCGCTTTTCAGCGAAAACTGCGCCGGCTGCCATGTGCCACCTGAAGTGGAAGAAAACGGGCGGATGGTCAAGCAGCTCAAATTGCTGCCCGTCGATGTGATCGGTACCGACCCCAATACCGCCAGCAATATTGCCGACAACCGCTACGACCTCAGTGCGCTGCAATGGGACGCCGCCGAACTGGCCAAGATGAACGTCGACCTGTACCCCCGCACCGACGCCCCTCTGGACATGAGCAAGCTGTCGGTGGCCAAGGGCCTGGCCTATGTCACCGCCTTTGTTGAAAAGCGTGCTTATCACGATGCCAATATCGGCCCCGAAGAGCAGGCGCGGCTCAACGGTTTTGGCTTGCCGATCGGCGTACTTGAAGTGCGTGCCTACAAGGCGCGGCCGCTTGACGGGATCTGGGCCACGGCGCCCTTCCTGCACAACGGCTCGGTGCCTACGGTGTATCAATTGCTTTCGCCCCAGGCCGAGCGCGACCAGACCTTCTATCGCGGCAGCTTCGAATACGACCCGCGTCATCTGGGCTATCGCACTGAAGCTTTCGACGGCGGTTTTGTGCTCGACACCCGCATCAGCGGCAACCACAACAGCGGTCACGAGTTCCGCGCCGGCCCTCGCGGCAACGGGGTTATCGGGCGCCTGCTGCAACCTGAAGAACGCTGGGCGTTGCTGGAGTACCTCAAAGTGCTCGGCGGGCCTCTTGAACAAACGTTGCCCACCCCATGA